From the genome of Miscanthus floridulus cultivar M001 chromosome 10, ASM1932011v1, whole genome shotgun sequence, one region includes:
- the LOC136486430 gene encoding transcription factor GTE12-like — MMAQACKKRRVYISSESGDSDTDSDVEGSKLSRQFGVPSISTCQHHYKVKAASMKSSRMIRLCGNIVRKLIDHKGGWLFKEPVDPVLYRIPDYFNVIRNPMDLGTVKNKLTKKQYASIEEFAADVRLTFSNAMKYNPPENDVHKVAKELNVIFDSEWESVQRKFRGRNPTQEQQTTKVIKVRAIMDSKSTVAREPVACSNSKPLVARGPVTGSNLIAKKTLTDALSSKVKIKFSVRSSERTSSKDIPVQAAGSKEGSLNHSVPTGNKEASLNCALPFTKENAKISRIRETEGSSGSIGNESWSCNDTSTSPLASSAQGEESYLHDEPLSPSKALRAAMLRSRFAGTIVKAQQKALLDHGKNIDPVKLQLEKERLEKRQQEEKARIEAQVKAAEAAAQRKFDEEMRMKREREREAARLALRMMKKTVDIDNSDFLKDLENFSETWQSNTPGKLIVDFIDGDLPPGLGSPLERLGLFMKNDFEDEVELEMEDSASPSMDVDMRKDSQEDIGHEMQDSISPVTVIGTKNDSQGAEGHEMEDSLPSTVIDTKKDSEEETEHEMVDSVSPLMDVDTEEGEISC, encoded by the exons ATGATGGCACAAGCCTGTAAGAAGAGGAGAGTTTATATAAGCAGTGAATCGGGAGACTCTGATACAGATTCTGATGTTGAGGGAAGCAAATTATCTCGACAGTTTGGGGTGCCATCAATTTCTACATGCCAGCACCATTATAAGGTCAAGGCTGCAAGTATGAAAAGTAGCAGGATGATTAGGTTGTGTGGAAATATCGTAAGGAAGCTCATTGATCACAAAGGTGGCTGGCTTTTCAAAGAACCTGTTGATCCAGTGCTATATAGGATTCCCGATTACTTCAATGTTATCCGCAACCCAATGGATTTGGGTACTGTAAAGAATAAACTCACAAAAAAGCAATATGCAAGCATCGAGGAGTTTGCAGCAGATGTGAGGCTAACATTTTCAAATGCTATGAAGTACAATCCTCCAGAAAATGATGTACATAAGGTCGCTAAAGAATTGAATGTAATATTCGACTCAGAATGGGAATCAGTACAAAGGAAATTTAGGGGCCGAAACCCTACGCAAGAGCAGCAGACAACGAAGGTCATAAAAGTTCGAGCTATCATGGATTCAAAGTCTACAGTTGCTAGAGAGCCAGTTGCATGCTCAAATTCAAAACCTTTGGTTGCGAGAGGGCCAGTAACTGGTTCAAATTTGATTGCAAAGAAGACACTGACAGATGCATTATCCTCCAAA GTAAAAATTAAATTTTCCGTGCGCAGCTCTGAGCGTACCTCTTCCAAAG ATATACCTGTTCAAGCAGCTGGTAGCAAAGAGGGGTCCTTAAATCACTCTGTTCCTACTGGCAACAAAGAGGCATCTTTGAATTGTGCTCTTCCTTTCACGAAG GAAAATGCTAAAATTTCAAGGATACGAGAAACTGAGGGCAGCTCTGGTTCAATTG GAAATGAATCGTGGTCTTGCAATGACACTTCTACTTCGCCTCTTGCTTCCTCTGCGCAAG GTGAGGAAAGTTACCTTCATGATGAACCTTTATCACCAAGCAAAGCTCTTCGTGCAGCAATGCTCAGGAGTCGTTTTGCTGGGACTATTGTGAAGGCTCAACAGAAGGCACTTCTGGATCAT GGGAAGAATATAGACCCTGTAAAATTGCAATTGGAAAAGGAGAGGCTGGAAAAAAGGCAGCAAGAAG AGAAAGCAAGGATTGAGGCCCAGGTGAAGGCTGCTGAAGCAGCTGCACAACGGAAGTTTGATGAAGAAATGAGGATGAAGAGAGAGCGGGAAAGGGAAGCAGCACGGCTGGCACTACGCATG ATGAAGAAGACTGTTGATATTGACAACAGTGACTTCCTAAAGGATCTGGAGAACTTCAGCGAAACGTGGCAGTCCAATACACCTGGCAAATTAATCGTGGATTTCATCGATGGGGACTTGCCACCGGGGTTAGGGAGCCCGCTGGAGAGGCTTGGCCTGTTCATGAAGAACGATTTCGAGGATGAGGTGGAACTGGAAATGGAGGACAGCGCATCACCCTCGATGGACGTTGACATGAGGAAAGATTCCCAGGAAGACATAGGGCATGAAATGCAGGACAGCATATCACCCGTGACGGTCATTGGCACGAAGAATGACTCCCAGGGAGCGGAAGGGCATGAAATGGAGGACAGCCTACCATCCACAGTCATTGACACAAAGAAAGATTCCGAAGAAGAGACAGAACATGAGATGGTGGACAGCGTATCACCTTTGATGGATGTTGACACCGAGGAAGGAGAGATCAGCTGCTGA